A window of bacterium genomic DNA:
GCCGGGAATTAATAATGTTTCAGGGATGGAAAGAATAACTCCAACAGGTGGAAGGCGTGGTTTTTCCCCAGGCGGAGGTTAGATTATTGGAAATAGAGAAATTGTTAGTGTTTTATATAGCAATGATGTTCATTTAGATGGTTCTTCAATTTTTTCTTATAGACAATTGATGTAGTAGATTCCAATAACTCCCACTGTTCTCAGAACAATAAACCCAAATTTTTTCATTTTCGGACAAATTTCAATAAAACTGTTTTCTTCTGTTGGATTTACTTGCCTTCGAATTAATAATATTGTATTTTCCAAACCAATACGATTTTATTTGGAGGTAAAATGCATTGTAAAAGCTTCGTTCTAATCTTCATTTTATTGATGTTGAGTTTTTTTCTAGCATGCGAAAAATCACCATCCGAACCGGATGATAATGACGCCGAGTTGGAGTTTAAGATTGCACAGATGCTTATGGTAGGATTTCGCGGAACGGAGCTTACCGATACGAACCACATTGTGGAGGATATTGAAGAACGCAAGATTGGTGGTGTTGTATTATATGAATTCGATGCTCCCTCGTGCTTTAGGCCGCGCAATATTCAATCGCCGACACAACTTGCCGCGTTGGTTTCCGACCTTCAAGCGCTCGACACGATTCCGCTCCTAATAGGTATAGACCAAGAAGGCGGTTATATTACACGCCTTAAAGAGTCCTATGGTTTTCCTCCGTCGGTTTCCGCGCAACATTTAGGTGAGGTCAACATTGCCGATACAACCCAATATTGGGCATCGCTTTGTGCAAATACTCTTCAGGAGATGGGAATTAATCTTAACCTCGCGCCAGTAGTCGATTTGAATATCAATCCCGACTGTCCGGCGATAGGACATTGGGAAAGAAGCTACTCAGCAAATCCTGATT
This region includes:
- a CDS encoding glycoside hydrolase family 3 protein, which encodes MHCKSFVLIFILLMLSFFLACEKSPSEPDDNDAELEFKIAQMLMVGFRGTELTDTNHIVEDIEERKIGGVVLYEFDAPSCFRPRNIQSPTQLAALVSDLQALDTIPLLIGIDQEGGYITRLKESYGFPPSVSAQHLGEVNIADTTQYWASLCANTLQEMGINLNLAPVVDLNINPDCPAIGHWERSYSANPDSVVFHAEIVIEEHHNRGILTTLKHFPGHGSSEDDTHWGMADVTDTWAPVELEPYSQLIEGGYSDLVMTAHISNTNLDPTYPATLSGDIITGILRDSLGYDGVVISDDMMMGAINEYFGLEEALELTINAGVDIIIFSNNTSTYDPNIAQTAIAIIANLVEEESIPRSRIEEAYARVTALKSRL